The genomic window GGCGCTCTGGTTGAACAGGGTCGCCTTCTTGGGATCGACGCCCGCCGCCAGGATGGCCGCCGCCATTTCCCGCGTCTGGGCGCGCAGCTCGGCCGGGTTCTGCTTGACCGTGATGGCGTGCAGGTCAACGACGGAGAAGATGCACGGCGCGTCTTCCTGCCAGCGCACCCAGTTCCGGATCGCCCCCAGGTAGTTGCCGAGATGCAGATTGCCGGTGGGCTGGATGCCCGAGAAGACGCGCTTGGTCATGGGTTTGCTTCCTGTCGCCTGGCCACCCCGGCCCCACTGGCCCGGCGGCTCGAATTTCTCGTGCCGGGGTCATACCACCCACCGCGAAGGGGTCAATCACCCGCGCGTCAAAGACGCGCAATCCTGGCACCCGCGCGTCAAAGACGCGCAATCCTGGCACCCGCGCGTCAAAGACGCGCAATCACTGGCTTTGGCGTCCAAGGCGCGCCTTGAGCTCGGCCAGCGGCATCGCGCCGAACAGCGCCGCCGCAAGGAAATACACCGCCCCGCCCACCGCCACCGCCAGCAGCACGGCCCCCGCCCGCTCAAACGCGGGCCCGTCGAAGCTGAGGCCGGTGACGCTCAGGAACGCCCATAGCGCGCCCGCCATCACGGCGGAGGCCGCCGCCGCCCCCAGCGCCCGCCGCCTGAGCCGGGCATCGAAGCGGAACGCCCCCGTCCGCCGCAGCACGGCGTAGAGCAGCGCGCAGTTGCCCCAGGCGGCCAGCGCCGTCGCCCAGCCCAGCGCCGCCACTTGGAAGCGGTCGATCAGCAGCAGGATGAGCGCCACGTTGAGCGCCATGGCGGCGAGCGCGGTCCTGACCGGCGTTGCCGTGTCCCCCCCGCGCGAAGAAGCCGGGGGTGAGCACCTTGACGAGCACGTAGGCGGGCAGCCCCGCCGCCAGGCCGGTGAGCACATGGCCGGTCCACGCCGCATCCTCGCCGCCGAAGCGTCCGCCCACATAAAAGGCGGTGGCGAGCGGGTGGCTGAGCACCATCAGCCCGGCTGCGGCGGGCAGGGCGAGAAACAGCGCCATCTCCGCCGCCCGGTTTTGCAGGTGGACCGCCTTCGCCTCCTCCCCTTCCGCCACGTGGCGGGAGAGCGCGGGCAGCAGCGCCGTGCCGAGCGCGATGCCAACAACCCCCAGCGGCAGCTGGTTCAGCCGGTCGGCGTAATTGAGGTAACTAAGCGCACCCTGCGGCAGGTGACTGGCGAAGAACAGGTCGATGAGCTGGCCGATCTGGTAGATGCCCGCGCCCACCGCCGCCGGAACGACCGTGCGGCCGAGGCGGCGCACACGGGGGCCAAAGCTGGGCCACCGCAGGCGCAGGCGCACCCCCGCCCGGCGGCAGGCCCACAGCAGCCACAGGAATTGCAGCAGCCCGGCCAGCGCCACGCCCCAGGCGAGCGCGGTTGCGGTCATCGCCTCCCCATCTCCTGCGGCCAGCAGCATGGCGGCAATCAGCACCACGTTCAGCAGCACCGGCGCGGCGGCAGCGGCGGCGAAGCGGCCGAGGCTGTTGAGGATGCCGCCCATGAGCGAGGCGAGCGCAATGAACAGCAGGTAGGGAAAGGTGAGGCGCGACAGCGCAACCGCCAGGTCGAACTTGCCCGGAACATCCAGAAAGCCGCCGCCGCCGTTCATCAGCCACAAGAGGCCGGGCATGGCGATCTCCGCCAGCGCCGTCAGCAGCAGGAGGAGGGGGAGGAAGACCGAGAGAATATCCTCGGCGAAGCGCCTTGCCGCCTCCAGCCCCCCTTCGGCCTTCTCCCGGTTGAAGAGCGGCACGAAGGCGGCCGAGAATGCCCCTTCCGCGAACAGGCGGCGGAAGATGTTGGGCAGCTTGAAGGCGAGGTTGAAGGCGTCGGCGGCAAGCCCTGCGCCGAGCAGGCGCGCCATCACCATCTCGCGCGCGAAGCCGAGCACGCGGCTGACGAGCGTCAGCCCGCCGATAAGGCTTGCGGCCCGAACGAGACTGGCGGCCCGGATCGGGGTCATCGGCCCCGGCCCGAACCGCCAGTATGACGCCATGTCGCGCGCGCGGGCAGCGTCAGGCTCCCCGCGCAAAGGCGTGATTAGGCATTGCCCGCCACTTCGCCCGACAGGTCGGCCCCGCCGTTGGCCTGGCGCTGCTGCACGAACAGCGCGGCGAAGTCGATCGGGTCCAGCAGCAGCGGCGGGAAGCCGCCGTCGCGGGTGCAGTCGGCGATGATTCGGCGCGCGAACGGGAAGAGCATGCGCGGCGCTTCCACCAGCAGGAACGGCTCCAGCGCCTCTTCCGGCACGTTCTTCAGCGCGAACAGGCCGGAGTACATCAGCTCCACCTGGAAGGCCTTCTGGGCTTCATGACGGGCGATCGCCTCGATCCGCAGGTCCACCTCGTAGGCCTCGTCGGCCACGCGGCGCACGCCCACGTTCACGTTCACCTCGATGCGCGGCTGGGCACCGGCGTTCTGCAGGGACTGGGGCGCGTTCGGGTTCTCGAACGACAGGTCCTTCACGTACTGGGCGAGAATGCCCACCTGCGGCGTGGTGTCCTCGCCGGCCGCAACCTCGGTGGTGTCTTCGGGTTGTTCGCTCATGGATAGCCTTTGCTTTATGTCTGCTTTGAAACGAGAAACGGTTGATATCAGTCTTGCCCCCGGCGTTAGCATGGCGCGGCGAACAGAGGCAAGTGCGCCACCGGCGGCCTCTTTTGAAATCGGCGCAGGTTCGGGCGTTTTTGCCTGCGGCAAGAGGGCGAGAGGAGAAAATGCGCCCCCTCGTGCATGGATTGCGCCCAGCTTGGGTTGCGGATGAGGGGGAAGCACTTAAGTGGAAACGGGGTAAAGATAGACCGCCCGCTGTCCTGTTGCTATGGTAACAGAGAAGGATGTGGGCGTTTTACCAGTGAGAGACCGGGCCGGATCGAATGTCTGACAGTACTCAAATCATCGAGATCGTGTTCCTCGCGATGCTGGCGGGCTTCGTCGCCCTGCGGCTGGTCAGCGTTCTGGGCCGTCGCACGGGCAACGAGAAGCCGGCAACCGATGTGGTCTCGGGCTCCGACACCGCCGGCGCGGACAACGGCAACGCCAATGCGCGCACCGAGCCGCGCGGCGCGGCCCTGCACCTGCCCTCGGACATCTCCGCCGAAACCCGCGAGGGCCTCCAGCAGATCGCCGAGGCCGACGGCCAGTTCGACGCCCGGATGTTCATGGAAGGCTCCCGCGCCGCCTACCGCATGATTCTGGAAGCCTTCTGGGGCGATGATCTGGACTCGGTGAAGCCGTTCGTCGCCGACCACGTGCTGGAGCAGTTCCGCCGCGCCATCGACGCCCGCAAGGCCGAGGGGCTGGTGCTCGACAACCGCCTCATCAGCATCGATCGCGCCGCCATGGTGGAGGCCACCCTCTCCGGTGCGATGGCGGAGGTGACCGTGCGCTTCGACGCGACGCTGGCCGCCGTCACGCGCGACCGCGACGGCAAGGTGATCGCGGGCTCGGAAACCGATGCGGTCAAGACTCACGATATCTGGACCTTCAGCCGCCACACCCGCTCGCCGGACCCCAACTGGCTCCTCACGGCAACTGACACGGCGGCCTGACCCCCATGAGCCGTAACGCGTTCTGGACGGCGGTTGCCGTCACGGTCAGCCTGTCTGTCCTCGCCGCCTGCACCCAAACCCCGAAACAACCGGTCACGCCCGCACCGCCCGCCGAGCCCGCGCCAGCGCCGGCCCCGCCCAAGCCTCCCGAGGCGCAGGAGCCGATCAGCGCCCTTGAGCTGCCCCGCACGAGCGGGCCTCTCGTGTCCCAGCTTCCCGGCTGGCAACAAGCGGACCTGCTGCCCGCGCTTCAAGCCTTCAACAAGTCGTGCCGGTCGCTGCAGAAGCGGCAGGACGTCTCCGGCCTCACCCGGCCGGAAGACTGGAGCGAGGCTTGCGCTAGCGCGAGCACGACGCCGCAAACCTCCGCCGATGCCCGCCGCTTCTTCGAGACC from Pedomonas mirosovicensis includes these protein-coding regions:
- a CDS encoding Tim44/TimA family putative adaptor protein, whose translation is MSDSTQIIEIVFLAMLAGFVALRLVSVLGRRTGNEKPATDVVSGSDTAGADNGNANARTEPRGAALHLPSDISAETREGLQQIAEADGQFDARMFMEGSRAAYRMILEAFWGDDLDSVKPFVADHVLEQFRRAIDARKAEGLVLDNRLISIDRAAMVEATLSGAMAEVTVRFDATLAAVTRDRDGKVIAGSETDAVKTHDIWTFSRHTRSPDPNWLLTATDTAA
- the secB gene encoding protein-export chaperone SecB translates to MSEQPEDTTEVAAGEDTTPQVGILAQYVKDLSFENPNAPQSLQNAGAQPRIEVNVNVGVRRVADEAYEVDLRIEAIARHEAQKAFQVELMYSGLFALKNVPEEALEPFLLVEAPRMLFPFARRIIADCTRDGGFPPLLLDPIDFAALFVQQRQANGGADLSGEVAGNA